A genomic window from Myxococcales bacterium includes:
- a CDS encoding class I SAM-dependent methyltransferase gives MGESYDPQNEAEFDAHAGTYAELHASSVKASGEDPAYFSEYKQKWLERMFSADPRPVLDFGCGIGNLTHLLERSFPVVHGFDPSKKSVEMARERAPGATFFDDKAGLPRDTYGTIVLANVLHHVRPSDRADLVGELAKLLAPGGRLVIFEHNPLNPVTVNAVQACAFDADAVLLFPWEVTRLLDGAGLTKRKLDFIVFFPRQLARLRPLEPFLARVPVGAQVCAWAERR, from the coding sequence ATGGGCGAGTCGTACGATCCGCAGAACGAGGCCGAGTTCGACGCCCACGCGGGCACCTACGCCGAGCTTCACGCCTCAAGCGTGAAGGCGAGCGGCGAGGACCCTGCGTACTTCTCGGAGTACAAGCAGAAGTGGCTTGAGCGCATGTTTAGCGCCGATCCGCGGCCGGTGCTCGACTTCGGGTGCGGCATTGGCAACCTCACGCACCTGCTCGAGCGCTCGTTCCCTGTCGTACACGGCTTCGATCCCTCCAAGAAGAGCGTCGAGATGGCCCGCGAGCGCGCGCCTGGGGCCACCTTCTTCGACGACAAGGCGGGCCTCCCTCGAGACACCTACGGCACCATCGTGCTCGCCAACGTGCTCCACCACGTGCGGCCGTCGGACCGCGCCGATCTCGTGGGCGAGCTCGCGAAGCTCCTCGCCCCGGGCGGGCGCCTCGTGATCTTCGAGCACAACCCTCTGAACCCCGTCACGGTGAACGCCGTGCAGGCCTGCGCGTTCGACGCTGACGCCGTGCTCCTCTTCCCGTGGGAGGTGACACGCCTGCTCGACGGCGCCGGGCTGACGAAGCGCAAGCTCGACTTCATCGTCTTCTTCCCGCGCCAGCTCGCGAGGCTTCGCCCGCTCGAGCCCTTCCTCGCGCGCGTCCCCGTTGGCGCGCAGGTGTGCGCGTGGGCCGAGCGGCGCTGA
- a CDS encoding GTPase domain-containing protein, protein MSFINYMAREINCKLVYYGPGLCGKTTNLQYIYERTNPDAKGKMISLATETERTLFFDFLPLSLGEIRGFKTRFHLYTVPGQVFYDASRKLILKGVDGVIFVADSQIERTEANLESVENLRTNLAEQGYSLDKLPYVVQYNKRDLPNVGTVEELRELINPTNVPDFEAVARTGVGVFDTLKAVAKLVLTELRKGGT, encoded by the coding sequence ATGAGCTTCATCAACTACATGGCGCGCGAGATCAACTGCAAGTTGGTCTACTACGGCCCGGGCCTGTGCGGAAAGACCACGAACCTCCAGTACATCTACGAGCGCACCAACCCCGACGCGAAGGGCAAGATGATAAGCCTCGCGACGGAGACGGAGCGCACGCTCTTCTTCGACTTCCTGCCGCTTTCGCTGGGCGAAATCCGCGGGTTCAAGACGCGCTTCCACCTCTACACGGTGCCCGGGCAGGTCTTCTACGACGCCTCGCGGAAGCTCATCTTGAAGGGGGTCGACGGCGTGATCTTCGTCGCCGACTCGCAGATCGAGCGCACGGAGGCGAACCTCGAGTCGGTCGAGAACCTTCGCACCAACCTCGCCGAGCAGGGCTACTCGCTCGATAAGCTCCCGTATGTTGTACAATACAACAAACGCGACCTCCCCAACGTCGGCACCGTGGAGGAGCTCCGCGAGCTCATCAACCCCACCAACGTGCCGGATTTCGAGGCCGTGGCGCGCACCGGCGTGGGCGTGTTCGACACGCTGAAAGCCGTCGCGAAGCTCGTCCTCACCGAGCTGCGCAAGGGCGGCACCTGA
- a CDS encoding cupin domain-containing protein, with product MLPAHLLVSELELAPHPEGGFYREVYRATEGVAQGALPGRFPAARSFSTAIYFMVPHGTFSSLHTIASDECWHHYDGGALRVVTIDAAGERRDLLLGKDYARGERPFHVVPHGRVFGSYPEGDAPYALVGCTVSPGFEFADFVMDDRAALLARFPQHADIIGKLTR from the coding sequence ATGCTCCCCGCCCACCTGCTCGTCTCCGAGCTCGAGCTCGCGCCGCACCCCGAGGGTGGCTTCTACCGCGAGGTCTACCGCGCGACCGAGGGCGTCGCGCAGGGCGCGCTCCCTGGCCGCTTCCCCGCCGCTCGCAGCTTCTCGACCGCGATCTACTTCATGGTGCCGCACGGCACGTTCTCGTCGCTCCACACCATCGCGAGCGACGAGTGCTGGCACCACTACGACGGCGGCGCCCTCCGCGTCGTCACGATCGACGCGGCCGGTGAGCGTCGGGATCTGCTGCTCGGCAAGGACTACGCGCGCGGCGAGCGGCCCTTCCACGTGGTGCCGCACGGGCGCGTGTTCGGCAGCTACCCCGAGGGCGACGCGCCCTACGCCCTCGTGGGCTGCACGGTGTCGCCGGGCTTCGAGTTCGCCGACTTCGTGATGGACGACCGCGCGGCCCTCCTCGCGCGGTTCCCTCAGCACGCCGACATCATCGGGAAGCTCACCCGCTGA
- a CDS encoding M20/M25/M40 family metallo-hydrolase: MTKLASSSGDTCVRLLQDLIRQPTVNRGTGGEDDGHEHLCASRLADFARDAGLEPKTFAKVKNRDNLVVRLRGSGAKPPLLLNAHTDVVEADAARWTHPPFGGEIHDGYLWGRGAIDMKHMAAMSACVLARLKEEGVPLERDVIFAAVADEEAGCGLGSTYLVDDHPDEVRAEYMLGEVGAFSLNLLGKVFYPVQVAEKGAVWLRATYTGAPGHGSMPDPNSAVVRLAEAIARLGRTRLPMHPVPVVTDFVTRLAASLPFPQSQALKRLTTPQIAGLILDYLVKDPDQRRSFGAMLSSTASPTVVRAGHKVNVIPGRASVEIDGRTLPGQSELAFLAELRELLGPDAEVEVLRSLPAVETDPTTPLYGHLERMLRKHDPLGEPLPYMVVGFTDAKAYARLGTHCYGFAPVKFDPTHEISFQKMYHGHDERVPVDGLAWGLEVLYETVRDFCAPRR; this comes from the coding sequence ATGACCAAGCTCGCGTCGAGCTCCGGCGACACCTGCGTACGGCTCCTCCAGGACCTCATCCGGCAGCCCACCGTGAACCGCGGCACGGGCGGGGAGGACGACGGTCACGAGCACCTCTGCGCCTCGCGCCTCGCGGACTTCGCGCGCGACGCCGGGCTCGAGCCCAAGACGTTCGCGAAGGTGAAGAACCGCGACAACCTGGTGGTGAGGCTCCGCGGCTCGGGCGCGAAGCCGCCGCTGCTCCTCAACGCCCACACCGACGTCGTCGAGGCCGACGCCGCCCGCTGGACTCACCCGCCCTTCGGCGGAGAGATCCACGACGGGTACCTCTGGGGTCGCGGGGCCATCGACATGAAGCACATGGCGGCGATGAGCGCCTGCGTGCTCGCGCGGCTGAAGGAAGAGGGCGTGCCGCTCGAGCGCGACGTCATCTTCGCCGCCGTCGCCGACGAGGAGGCGGGGTGCGGCCTCGGCAGCACGTACCTCGTGGACGACCACCCCGACGAAGTACGTGCAGAGTACATGCTCGGCGAGGTGGGCGCGTTCTCGCTGAACCTGCTCGGCAAGGTCTTCTACCCCGTGCAGGTCGCGGAGAAGGGCGCCGTGTGGCTGCGCGCCACGTACACGGGCGCTCCGGGCCACGGCTCCATGCCGGACCCGAACAGCGCGGTCGTGCGGCTCGCCGAGGCCATCGCGAGGCTTGGGCGCACGCGCCTGCCCATGCACCCCGTGCCCGTCGTGACCGACTTCGTCACGCGGCTCGCCGCGTCGCTGCCGTTCCCGCAGAGCCAGGCGCTGAAGCGCCTCACCACACCCCAGATCGCCGGGCTCATCCTCGACTACCTCGTGAAGGATCCCGACCAGCGGCGGAGCTTCGGCGCGATGCTCTCCAGCACCGCGTCGCCCACGGTGGTGCGCGCCGGCCACAAGGTGAACGTGATCCCGGGCCGCGCGAGCGTGGAGATCGACGGTCGCACGCTGCCAGGCCAGTCCGAGCTCGCCTTCCTGGCAGAGCTCCGCGAGCTGCTCGGGCCCGACGCCGAGGTCGAGGTGCTCCGATCGCTCCCCGCCGTGGAGACCGATCCGACGACGCCGCTTTACGGCCACCTCGAGCGCATGCTCCGGAAGCATGACCCGCTAGGTGAGCCACTTCCCTACATGGTGGTGGGGTTCACCGACGCGAAGGCCTACGCCCGATTGGGCACCCATTGCTACGGGTTCGCGCCCGTAAAATTCGACCCCACGCACGAGATCAGCTTCCAGAAGATGTACCACGGCCACGACGAGCGCGTGCCGGTGGACGGCCTCGCGTGGGGTCTCGAGGTGCTCTACGAGACCGTCCGCGACTTCTGCGCGCCTCGCCGCTGA
- a CDS encoding helix-turn-helix transcriptional regulator yields MDAAKKDCILLQAARAFSRFGFKKASIDDIAREAGVGKGTVYLAADSKEDLFYQVLHREVRAWQSECARTIDPRVPADQLLGTLLTTAMQHVERHPLVLDLLLGETLRALPDWSERLEGLREVGRANVVEVLRIGVRQELFRADLEIDTVASLLQDFQLAAYRGLEGSPSRAREVEARVRVGLDLVLHGLCAR; encoded by the coding sequence TTGGACGCCGCCAAGAAAGACTGCATTCTGCTCCAGGCCGCCCGCGCTTTCTCGCGCTTCGGGTTCAAGAAGGCGTCCATCGACGACATCGCGCGCGAGGCAGGCGTGGGCAAGGGCACCGTCTACCTCGCCGCCGACTCGAAGGAGGACCTCTTCTACCAGGTGCTCCACCGCGAGGTCCGCGCGTGGCAGTCGGAGTGCGCGCGCACCATCGACCCCCGGGTGCCCGCCGACCAGCTCCTGGGTACGCTCCTCACCACGGCGATGCAGCACGTCGAGCGGCACCCGCTGGTGCTCGATTTGCTGCTCGGCGAGACCCTGCGCGCCCTGCCCGACTGGTCCGAGCGCCTCGAAGGCCTCCGCGAGGTCGGTCGCGCGAACGTGGTCGAGGTGCTCCGCATCGGCGTCCGCCAGGAGCTCTTTCGGGCCGACCTCGAGATCGACACCGTCGCCAGCCTCCTCCAAGACTTCCAGCTCGCCGCCTACCGCGGCCTCGAGGGGAGCCCTTCGCGCGCCCGGGAGGTCGAGGCGCGCGTCCGCGTCGGGCTCGACCTCGTCCTCCACGGCCTCTGCGCGCGCTAA
- a CDS encoding GNAT family N-acetyltransferase translates to MAPELQTPRLVLRPPDAGDADAFFSMCSDPAVMEHFPATLTRTESDALLGRIQAGMTERGFGVWAVVVPEVTPFAGLVGLSVPGFIPGIELAWRLAVPFWGRGYAREAAGAAITFAFETLDAAQLVAFTTPMNRRSLRVMEALGMERDEASDFDHPRVAPGHRLRRHVVYRLARQPRPPSEPDRSAKGVAARFAAALDADAFEVVRPLLAPECVYEVRGETLVGRDAILRSYAAASRAGRRRFDHVTYASAVEDTEVGALVRFVDVLGLGGREHRHTSHQHLTLGPSGSRVTRIVHEDLPGEREALAAFEAAGVAARGGDLSG, encoded by the coding sequence ATGGCCCCCGAGCTCCAGACCCCGCGCCTCGTCCTCCGGCCCCCCGACGCCGGCGACGCCGACGCCTTCTTCTCCATGTGCTCCGACCCGGCGGTGATGGAACACTTCCCGGCGACGCTCACGCGGACGGAGAGCGATGCCCTGCTCGGGAGGATCCAGGCGGGCATGACAGAACGAGGGTTCGGCGTGTGGGCCGTGGTCGTGCCCGAGGTCACGCCGTTCGCGGGGCTCGTGGGCCTCTCTGTGCCCGGGTTCATCCCCGGGATAGAGCTCGCGTGGCGGCTCGCCGTGCCCTTCTGGGGCCGCGGCTACGCGCGCGAGGCGGCCGGCGCGGCCATCACCTTCGCGTTCGAGACGCTCGACGCCGCGCAGCTCGTGGCCTTCACCACCCCCATGAACCGCCGCTCCCTGCGGGTGATGGAGGCGCTCGGCATGGAACGCGACGAGGCCTCGGACTTCGACCACCCGCGCGTGGCGCCGGGCCACAGGCTACGGCGCCACGTGGTCTATCGCCTCGCGCGTCAGCCTCGCCCGCCGAGCGAGCCCGACCGCAGCGCGAAGGGTGTCGCCGCGCGGTTCGCCGCCGCGCTCGACGCCGACGCGTTCGAGGTCGTGAGGCCGCTCTTGGCGCCCGAGTGTGTGTACGAGGTGCGCGGCGAGACGCTCGTCGGGCGCGACGCGATCCTTCGCTCGTACGCGGCGGCCTCGCGGGCGGGGCGGCGCAGGTTCGACCACGTGACCTACGCGAGCGCGGTCGAGGACACCGAGGTCGGCGCGCTCGTGCGCTTCGTCGACGTGCTCGGGCTCGGCGGGCGCGAGCACCGCCATACGTCCCACCAGCACCTGACCCTCGGGCCCTCGGGGAGCCGCGTGACGCGCATCGTACACGAGGACCTGCCCGGAGAGCGGGAGGCCCTCGCGGCCTTCGAAGCGGCCGGGGTCGCCGCGCGCGGCGGCGATCTCAGCGGGTGA
- a CDS encoding roadblock/LC7 domain-containing protein, with translation MANPQMVMYEEEFNQIQAVVDRLVKDANAKVVFIVDKNGQLIAASGDVDNLDTTSLASLTAGNIAATGGMAKLLKENEFATQFHEGEKANIHIQLVGNRVILVVIFDSRSSLGLVRLRVKKASEELNHIFEALLKKVAEPGADSPFAEITDEDIDNLFND, from the coding sequence ATGGCTAATCCCCAGATGGTGATGTACGAGGAGGAGTTCAATCAGATCCAAGCGGTCGTGGACCGTCTGGTCAAGGACGCGAACGCCAAGGTCGTCTTCATCGTCGACAAGAACGGGCAGCTCATCGCGGCGAGCGGCGACGTCGACAACCTCGACACCACGAGCCTCGCCTCGCTCACGGCGGGCAACATCGCGGCGACCGGCGGCATGGCCAAGCTCCTGAAGGAGAACGAGTTCGCCACTCAGTTTCACGAGGGGGAGAAGGCCAACATCCACATCCAGCTCGTGGGCAACCGGGTGATCCTGGTGGTCATCTTCGACTCGCGGTCGAGCCTCGGGCTCGTGCGTCTCCGCGTGAAGAAGGCGAGCGAGGAGCTCAACCACATCTTCGAAGCGCTCCTCAAGAAGGTGGCGGAGCCCGGGGCAGACTCGCCCTTCGCGGAGATCACCGACGAAGACATCGACAACCTCTTCAACGACTGA
- a CDS encoding SDR family NAD(P)-dependent oxidoreductase codes for MHIAITGASSGIGASLARELAKHGHSLTLVARREDRLRALAAELAQATPAGSAGARVHVAPWDLSDAKNAAGWLPAAEEALGPVDVLVNNAGVQIVAPTATVDPDEADALLAVDLLVPLRLTRAVLPAMLARGSGTIVDVASMAALAPTPGMTHYNAAKAGLAAASESLRGELRGTGVHVVTVYPGIIASTEMAQAAMNKFEESKLLSAFPTGTEAELSRLVRLAIERKTARVIYPRSGALSRWFPGTTRWVMDRFTPALKALPASDRAS; via the coding sequence ATGCACATCGCCATCACTGGAGCCTCGTCTGGCATCGGAGCCTCTCTCGCCCGCGAGCTCGCGAAGCACGGCCACTCCCTCACGCTCGTCGCGCGGCGGGAGGACCGCCTCCGCGCCCTCGCCGCCGAGCTGGCCCAGGCCACGCCTGCGGGGAGCGCAGGCGCGCGCGTGCACGTGGCGCCGTGGGATCTCTCGGACGCGAAGAACGCCGCGGGGTGGCTCCCCGCCGCGGAGGAGGCGCTCGGACCTGTCGACGTGCTCGTGAACAACGCGGGCGTGCAGATCGTGGCGCCTACCGCCACGGTCGATCCCGACGAGGCCGACGCGCTCCTGGCCGTCGATCTCCTCGTGCCCCTGCGCCTCACGCGGGCCGTGCTGCCCGCGATGTTGGCCCGCGGGAGCGGCACGATCGTCGACGTTGCGTCGATGGCCGCCCTCGCGCCCACCCCGGGGATGACCCACTACAACGCGGCCAAGGCTGGCCTCGCCGCCGCCTCGGAGTCGCTGCGCGGCGAGCTGCGCGGCACGGGCGTGCACGTGGTCACCGTGTACCCCGGCATCATCGCCTCCACCGAGATGGCGCAGGCGGCGATGAACAAGTTCGAGGAGTCGAAGCTGCTCTCGGCGTTCCCCACGGGCACCGAGGCCGAGCTCTCGCGCCTCGTTCGGCTGGCGATCGAGCGCAAGACCGCCCGCGTGATCTACCCGCGCTCGGGCGCGCTCAGCCGGTGGTTCCCCGGGACCACGCGCTGGGTCATGGACCGGTTCACTCCGGCCCTGAAGGCGCTCCCCGCCTCGGATCGGGCCTCGTGA
- a CDS encoding aldo/keto reductase yields MTFERVPFGAGGPLVSRVAIASSYGVGGEDLERAYERGVNFFFWGLRRRRSFGAGLRRLAARDRGSVVLAIQSYTRLGFLMRPSVLLALRALRTDYVDVLSLGWWNELPPRRILDAALALRERGMVKQIVISSHERTLLPRMAQLDGVDGVMVRYNAAHPGAEREVFPNLDASPGVLAFTATRWGSLLNPRLVPPGERVPSASDCYRFALTSPHVHATLAGPKDGRELDAALDALDRGPLDPEELAWMRRVGLAVRDDTKAHAAMGMIDRARARLFGATA; encoded by the coding sequence ATGACCTTCGAACGAGTGCCCTTCGGGGCGGGCGGGCCGCTCGTGAGCCGCGTGGCGATCGCCTCGAGCTACGGCGTCGGCGGTGAAGATCTCGAGCGCGCGTACGAGCGCGGGGTGAACTTCTTCTTCTGGGGGCTGCGGCGGCGCCGGTCGTTCGGCGCGGGCCTGCGGCGCCTCGCGGCGCGCGACCGCGGCTCGGTCGTGCTCGCCATCCAGAGCTACACGCGCCTCGGCTTCCTCATGCGGCCCTCAGTCCTGCTGGCGCTGCGCGCGCTCCGCACCGACTACGTCGACGTGCTCAGCCTCGGCTGGTGGAACGAGCTGCCGCCGCGCCGCATCCTCGACGCCGCCTTGGCGCTGCGCGAGCGCGGAATGGTCAAGCAGATTGTCATCTCGTCGCACGAGCGCACGCTCCTGCCGCGCATGGCGCAGCTCGACGGGGTCGACGGGGTGATGGTGCGCTACAACGCCGCGCACCCCGGCGCCGAGCGCGAGGTCTTCCCGAACCTCGACGCGTCGCCCGGCGTGCTCGCGTTCACCGCGACGCGGTGGGGCTCGCTGCTCAACCCGCGGCTCGTCCCGCCGGGCGAGCGCGTCCCCAGCGCGAGCGACTGCTACCGGTTCGCGCTCACGAGCCCCCACGTGCACGCCACGCTGGCGGGCCCGAAGGACGGCCGCGAGCTCGACGCCGCGCTCGACGCGCTCGACCGCGGCCCGCTCGACCCCGAAGAGCTCGCGTGGATGCGGCGGGTCGGCCTCGCGGTGCGCGACGACACGAAGGCGCACGCGGCCATGGGCATGATCGACCGCGCGCGCGCGAGGCTCTTCGGCGCGACCGCTTAG
- a CDS encoding DegT/DnrJ/EryC1/StrS family aminotransferase produces MQVPFIDLSRVTQKVSADVHAAWKGCLDRCEFVGGPGVARVEQNLSKILAVPRTVSCANGTDALIVGLQALGVKAGTKVAVPNLTFWATYEAVAVLGAIPVLVDIDPDDLQLSFDELKKAHEAHRFEAVALVHLYGWASARLADIRAFCAERNIGLLEDGAQCFGVEVAGEPVLSKATVGTLSFYPAKVIGGAMDGGAITLQTAEQEKLVRSLCNHGRADHYAYAHVGWNSRMGGVQAAFLNAVLELAPEIVSTRRAAAERYRERLSSHGKLRVYGPPAGVVENGYLNVFTVQGRGGQEIVDALKAKGIGAARTYPEPMDAQPPTKGVAIPFGTLEHSRALCKSVVNLPLFYGIRDEEINASVQALLEILG; encoded by the coding sequence GTGCAAGTACCCTTCATCGACCTCTCCCGCGTTACCCAGAAAGTCTCCGCCGACGTCCACGCCGCCTGGAAGGGCTGCCTCGATCGCTGCGAGTTCGTCGGTGGCCCCGGCGTCGCGCGCGTGGAGCAGAACCTCTCCAAGATCCTGGCGGTGCCGCGGACCGTGTCGTGCGCCAACGGCACCGACGCGCTCATCGTCGGGCTCCAGGCGCTCGGCGTGAAGGCGGGCACGAAGGTCGCCGTCCCGAACCTCACGTTCTGGGCCACGTACGAGGCGGTCGCCGTGCTGGGCGCCATCCCGGTGCTGGTCGACATCGACCCCGACGATCTCCAGCTCAGCTTCGACGAGCTGAAGAAGGCCCACGAGGCGCACCGCTTCGAGGCCGTGGCGCTCGTGCACCTCTACGGCTGGGCTTCGGCCCGCCTCGCCGACATCCGCGCGTTCTGCGCGGAGCGCAACATCGGCCTCCTCGAGGACGGCGCGCAGTGCTTCGGTGTCGAGGTCGCGGGCGAGCCGGTGCTCTCCAAGGCCACGGTAGGCACGCTGTCGTTCTACCCGGCGAAGGTCATCGGCGGCGCGATGGACGGCGGCGCCATCACCCTCCAGACGGCCGAGCAGGAGAAGCTCGTGCGCTCGCTCTGCAACCACGGCCGCGCCGACCACTACGCCTACGCTCACGTGGGCTGGAACTCGCGCATGGGCGGCGTGCAGGCGGCGTTCTTGAACGCCGTGCTCGAGCTCGCCCCCGAGATCGTGTCCACGCGCCGCGCTGCCGCCGAGCGTTACCGCGAGCGCCTCTCGAGCCACGGCAAGCTGCGAGTGTACGGCCCCCCGGCGGGCGTGGTCGAGAACGGCTACCTCAACGTGTTCACGGTGCAGGGCCGCGGCGGCCAGGAGATCGTCGACGCGCTCAAGGCGAAGGGCATCGGCGCCGCCCGCACCTACCCCGAGCCCATGGACGCGCAGCCGCCCACGAAGGGCGTGGCCATCCCGTTCGGCACGCTCGAGCACTCGCGCGCCCTCTGCAAGAGCGTGGTCAACCTGCCGCTCTTCTACGGAATCCGCGACGAAGAGATCAACGCGTCGGTGCAGGCGCTGCTCGAGATCCTCGGCTGA
- a CDS encoding glycosyltransferase family 2 protein — translation MKRPTLSLVLPIFNEAEVLPELRARLTEFMGQLPADTEVIFVDDGSKDDSLRLLRDMARAQPRYKVLSFARNFGHQVAITAGIDYARGEAVVVMDADLQDPPEVVAEMVAKWREGYDVVYGKRRSRAGETWFKLLTARWFYRLFAAMIPIEVPLDTGDFRLMSRRVVVALRELREVHRFVRGMVSWVGFKQTAVLYDRAGRFAGETKYPLRKMLKFAADGITSFSVLPLRLATYAGAIIAVGAVGVAAWAVLAKFVFDATVPGWTAVTVLVSLLAAVQLLMIGILGEYVGRIYEQVKARPLYVLRETQNMPLSPDTSELDVASSMYPPATRVVTDDTADGEDHTYLGEQSVESIDDPEPSKARVVTDANADAEAKTVMGVPAPAGLADLAKKNR, via the coding sequence ATGAAGCGACCGACCCTCAGCCTCGTGCTCCCGATCTTCAACGAGGCCGAGGTCCTCCCGGAGCTCCGCGCGCGTCTCACAGAGTTCATGGGGCAGCTGCCCGCCGACACCGAGGTCATCTTCGTCGACGACGGTTCGAAGGACGACTCGCTCCGGCTCCTGCGCGACATGGCGCGCGCGCAGCCTCGCTACAAAGTGCTGAGCTTTGCTCGCAATTTCGGCCACCAGGTCGCCATCACCGCCGGAATCGACTACGCGCGCGGCGAGGCTGTCGTGGTCATGGACGCCGACCTCCAGGACCCCCCCGAGGTCGTGGCCGAAATGGTCGCGAAGTGGCGCGAAGGCTACGACGTCGTCTACGGCAAGCGCCGCAGTCGCGCGGGCGAGACGTGGTTCAAGCTGCTCACCGCGCGCTGGTTCTATCGGCTCTTCGCGGCGATGATCCCCATCGAGGTGCCGCTCGACACCGGCGACTTCCGCCTCATGAGCCGCCGCGTGGTGGTGGCCCTCCGCGAGCTCCGCGAGGTGCACAGGTTCGTGCGCGGCATGGTCTCCTGGGTCGGCTTCAAGCAGACCGCGGTGCTCTACGACCGCGCGGGACGCTTCGCGGGCGAGACCAAATACCCGCTGCGAAAGATGCTCAAGTTCGCGGCTGACGGCATCACGAGCTTCAGCGTCCTGCCGCTGCGCCTCGCCACCTATGCGGGCGCGATCATCGCGGTCGGCGCCGTGGGCGTGGCCGCGTGGGCGGTCCTCGCGAAGTTCGTCTTCGACGCGACCGTCCCGGGCTGGACCGCCGTCACCGTGCTCGTGTCGCTGCTCGCTGCCGTGCAGCTGCTGATGATTGGCATTCTCGGCGAGTACGTGGGTCGCATCTACGAGCAGGTGAAGGCGCGCCCGCTCTACGTGCTCCGCGAGACGCAGAACATGCCGCTCTCGCCCGACACGAGCGAGCTCGACGTGGCGAGCTCGATGTACCCGCCCGCCACCCGGGTCGTCACCGACGACACGGCCGACGGTGAAGATCACACCTACCTCGGCGAGCAGTCCGTCGAGTCGATCGACGATCCCGAGCCCTCGAAGGCGCGCGTCGTGACCGACGCGAACGCCGACGCAGAAGCCAAGACCGTCATGGGCGTGCCCGCGCCGGCCGGCCTCGCCGACCTGGCCAAGAAGAACCGCTGA
- a CDS encoding YebC/PmpR family DNA-binding transcriptional regulator, which translates to MGAQWKQKHREAAANAKGKIFTKLAKEIAIAARGGADPAANASLRMAVEAARKQSMTRDTIERAIKKGAGLLDGAAVYESVTYEGFAPHQVPVIVECLTDNKNRTSANVRMLFKKGQLAASGAVSWDFARVGHVEATAPAGADPEEAALEAGADDLEPAEDGATSFYTSPAEVDAVAKALAERGFSVAKFSLVWRPKNPVSAATLDDAARAEVEAFLAALDDDDDVQNLFVGLA; encoded by the coding sequence GTGGGCGCACAGTGGAAGCAGAAGCATCGCGAGGCAGCCGCCAACGCGAAGGGGAAGATCTTCACCAAGCTGGCGAAGGAGATCGCCATCGCCGCGCGCGGCGGCGCCGATCCCGCGGCGAACGCGAGCCTGCGCATGGCGGTGGAGGCCGCGCGTAAGCAGTCGATGACCCGCGACACCATCGAGCGCGCCATCAAGAAGGGCGCCGGGCTCCTCGACGGAGCGGCCGTCTACGAGAGCGTCACGTACGAGGGGTTCGCCCCACACCAGGTGCCGGTCATCGTCGAGTGCCTGACCGACAACAAAAATCGAACGTCGGCGAACGTGCGGATGTTGTTCAAGAAAGGCCAGCTGGCGGCCTCGGGCGCCGTCTCGTGGGACTTCGCGCGCGTGGGCCACGTCGAGGCCACAGCGCCCGCCGGCGCCGACCCGGAGGAGGCCGCGCTCGAGGCCGGCGCGGACGATCTCGAGCCCGCCGAAGACGGCGCGACGAGCTTCTACACGAGCCCGGCCGAGGTCGACGCCGTGGCGAAGGCCCTCGCCGAGCGGGGCTTCTCCGTCGCCAAGTTCTCCCTCGTGTGGCGGCCGAAGAACCCGGTGAGCGCCGCCACGCTCGACGACGCCGCGCGCGCCGAGGTCGAGGCGTTCCTCGCGGCGCTCGACGACGACGACGACGTGCAGAACCTGTTTGTGGGGCTCGCGTAG
- a CDS encoding transposase codes for MRGKRTIWGGRASVRAVLYMTATVAAQHNPTIKAFYARLLAVGKPKKVALTACMHKVLIMVNAILRTGRGWQPGLALAHAP; via the coding sequence ATGCGCGGCAAGCGCACCATCTGGGGAGGCCGCGCCAGTGTGAGAGCCGTCCTCTACATGACCGCGACTGTGGCGGCGCAGCACAACCCCACGATCAAGGCCTTCTACGCTCGCCTCCTCGCCGTAGGAAAGCCGAAGAAGGTCGCCCTCACCGCCTGCATGCACAAGGTGCTCATCATGGTGAACGCGATCCTTCGAACGGGTCGCGGTTGGCAGCCGGGCCTCGCGCTCGCCCACGCCCCCTGA